TGCGTATATTTAGTGACGGACCTGTGCAAATAATAGAAGACAATCTCCTTCAGTATCAGAGACACCACAATATCAAAGACGACCCGCGGCAGGGAGGGGAGAACAGGCGTCAGGTCCCCGCCCCTCAGCACCATCACGTGGTAGCACCCCCACAGGAAGGGCAAACCCAGCACGATGTGGTTGAAGTTCACCACCAGCAGGCACTAACGGCGAAAGAAGATGAATATAAGTAAgttgataaattacatgaaaatccttttatatatatatatatatatatatatatatatatatatatatatatatatatatatatatatatatatatatatatatatatatatatatatatatatatatatatatactacagtTTAAAATATCTATAAAACGTAGGAAACACAAAATCAATAACCTCCgcatatcctttttttttttctatgtccatgaagtctattttttttagtattcttaAGGTTAACAAGATATAACCATTGCAGCAAAACTAGTAAGATATTTTGCTCCTCCTTTTTATGCAAGAAGGGCACTGTCCTAGACTAAcaaaagagagacagatagaaaaaaagaagtccactgaggtgcctgaacgattataaaaaaaattaaggataagtagcttcaaacctccctcttgaatgaGCTCAAATCACAGGAAAGGATGAAATACTGAAGTAGACAGGAAGTTGGACTTACCTTAATGAGGGACCAGGTGGACACAGGCTCGTTGGTCCCTGGCTGCACCTTGTACTGGCGCACTGCCTCAGGCCAAAGGCAAAGGTCGAGCAGTATGAAGAGGGCGCCGGGCAGCCAGTACATGAGGTAGCCAATGGTCGCCGTGCCTGCAACACAATCATATTACCCTCTGCCCTCCGATCACAGACTCGTTGATTTATTGCACAAAGGACATTCAATCTACTATTACTCATTGAATATACATAACATAACGAGAATGTAAACTCAGTCTGCTGTTTACTTATTACTCTATGGCGTAATGATGAATGTGGGTTATACGAGTTATGTAATTAGGCAAACAATTAGATAAATGGTCAGGAAGGTAAATACTACAACCTATAATGTAGTTCATGAATTATTACGTAACAAATATTGCTGAGAGTTAAGTTAATGGATTGGGCATGATTTTATTAGCAATTGAAGTTAATTGAATATGGATCTtcattgttaataataataataataataatagtaatgatgataataataataataataataataataataataataataataataataataataataatagattatacattattattattattattattattattattattattattattataataataattattattattattattatcatcatcacattattattatcatcatcacattattattattattattattattattattatcattattattattattattattattattattattattattattattaatattattattattattattaacgctgttatttatcattatattaccattagtttagttatctatttatcaatgtACCTATTGTTCCAAGTCCCTGCGAGCAATGGTCAATCTTGGAAATTGTTACCGACTGCAATACTTAAACGAGATTTATACACCTCCAGAAGTCTAGTAAATTACTCCCCGCTTCCACTGCATCCCTCGCCTGACTGCGACAATTAATGTATGACAAACTCTGAGGACTCTTGGGACTGACCGAAGACGAAGAGTTTCATGAAGTCGTGTCCTCCAGCGACCAGCACTTTATCGAATTGCCTCTGCCAGAAGACCCCCGAGGCGCCCCAAGCCTGCTGCAGGGATCTGAATGCGAGAAATGGAAGGAGTAGAAAGGATCACAAACACGTCAAAGCCTCgaaacatgaaaacattttcttcttatatcAAACATGGGTTGTATTATTAGTTAATACTAATATAacgcattattattatctatgtaTAACATTAAAttaaactttcatttcattaaaTCTCTTTGGCAACATTCAAGAGGAAGTACGAGCGCTCAGTGTTCTGATGTGCCACAAAATGGTGCAAAGAAAGTCCTGAGGCGCAGTGTCTTCCTTAGAGAACACCatcatcctttttctttaaAGATATCGTTTAATCGTCTTGAGTACAATTATGCCTACATAACATCTCATCTAGTTTAAGAATTTATTTACATGATGACTTACTGTGTCAGGGTGGTGGTGAAAGCCAACAGGAGGAGGGGTCCCACGGTGGCGGCAGCGGCTACCATCGCCACAGTCCGCGGGCTCTTCATGGAGgccacgccgcccttcacggAAATTCCAGTTTTCGACATTGTTTGTTTCCCCATGTCCCTCTCTGGAACAAAAGGTACatacattatttatttcctttcaacTAATTTATTTCGTATTagtaaaaggtgtgtgtgtgtgtgtgtgtgtgtgtgtaagtcattAATATCTTGTTATAAATGTGAATTATTTAAACTCATATGACTTTACCAGTTGAATTACATAAGGAGCTTTGGAAATATAGTCAAACTTACCTGAATGTAATTCTTACCTTCCAAGCAAGTGTTCGTCCCACTGCCTCTGAAGAGTGCGAGTGACCTGGTGATGCACCCCCGCCTCTATATATGCTGTCCCTGGCACCACTGCCACCTGTACGGGTTCAGACAGGGTTGGGGGCGCGTCCAACTCAAAATTCACACCTTCACACCTTGCGATAGATATTTCCAATTTTTACTTTGTGATATTTATCAGCTCATTTTTTGTCACTAAAACATTAATTATGCGGGAAAATGTTATAGACTAATAATACATAAGGTTAGAAAAGTTTGCGTACTATCTCACAGCACCACTTCAGACCAGTGATAGCATATTAACCGGCTCCACTCAAATTGGAAATGCCTCATAGATAAGGCGACACAAGGACACGACTCTCCAAATGGCGTGGCACCTTCGAAAGTCCGTTTTGTCGTCAAGTCTTTACTATCCAGGATTAGAATACAAGTATATGCGAGTATATAAACCAAATGGTATGCGAaaaggcaagaaggaaaaaaaaaatcttaaatataGGTCATAGGTGAGATTGTGAAAGTGAACAGTACCGTAGAAGCAAGGAAGATATTTTCAGTAAATGTAAATGTAATAGCCTTGTTGCATAATCTATTTTCGCCTCACAAGTTAGGAAAACATTAACATGGAGAATAATcatctaagaaaaaaagtgtcattCAGTACAAGCAGTTGCACATATCTGCCAGTTTTCCCGTATCACTTATCAGAGTTTGGCCCTTGCTGTGTGAGCATTGCCCTCTAGCCACCCGTCCCCTCTCAAGTGCATGAGATACGTAATAATATGATGGAAAATTCCTAAACTTACCCCACCTCACTTATGTACCACACATACTGTATACAAGTTATTAAAGACATTATTCAAGGCAACACATTCGCAATTCGGCATATAAAGAGAGCAATATAACTGATTCCTTTCAAGGGTAAGAAATGATCAGCACTAAGCCACGTGCCGCTTGATCAGTGATCCATGATAAACAGAAGCACGATTTGAGAGACATAACGGTACACATAATGTATCAGCATGAGCAGTGTAATATCTGTTAGTAGAGTGACAGTTTCCTTCACACATACCAACAAGCATTCATATTCTCCACTGAATTGATAATAATTGTAGATTACacatttatcttcctttatactgtagatttttttttctggtactcTAATTACACAAATACCTAATGTAGTTAATCAAGCAGCTTAATTATGACTTTGATAAACGTTTTTGTTTGAAATTATCTTGCATGGACACCACTGGTAAAGCCAAGTATTGCATCTGAAGGCGTCTAGTGCACCAAGCAATACTACATGATGAAAAGCACCGTGGTTGGCCTCTGTTACTTTTCATACAACACATCAACAAAACTGTGAATCTGAGCCAAAGATGTACCTTTGCCTAAATCTTAAAATATTACCGAGTATATCGAAACTTGAAACTAATTcacgtaattttttttgtgcGACGTTACAAAAATGTTAAGGTATCAAGAGGTTAGAAAATCTTATCAAAGGCCGCCACTCATGTCAACAGAAATCATGACACACAAAAAATTGTTGTCTTAGTTAGGGAGTGTGCTGAGGGGGATGTGTACTGACGCCTTACCAGAGATTCGTGCAGACGTTTGCAAGTAATGACGTTAGAAAGGAGGATGCACTGCTATATATCAGGATGGAGCAGACATCACCACGAgtacaacctaacctaactttgtgACTACCCGTGTCTGACTGACTAAGAATGGTTGTGTCCCGCCGAGTGCGTCAAGTTCTGCGTCAATACACCGTGGCAACCAATAAGAAAACTTGCTTggtacaaaggaagagagaacaggggaaagtaagaaaaaaatgaaggaagaaaggtgtgagaaaggaaagcagtGGATGGAGcagatccttattattattagcaacTGAAGAACAGTTTTTCTCTATCACAAAGTAACAACTGACCTTGTGTGTAGTTATGTAGTATGTGTTAATGAGCGTATTTGTGAGCTGTTGTGCTCGCCACGTGAAAGTTTTGCTGGATGTTGCTTGGTTATAGGAATCATCGCAACGTGATTTGCCGTGTAAAGGTTTTGCGTATTGTGTCTATTAGATGGCACTTGATCCTGAGCCAAACACTGTGCGAGTGAATACAGTTAGTCTCCACGACATACAGCTGACCGTTGTTCCTAGCTATTTCAAGACGACTATTTATTTTGCAACATTTGTCTAAGCTCCTTTCGTCGGTGATATCAGCAGCTACAGTCATCAATTTGATCATTTTTAAAGATAAGCTTGGTCTCGACGCAATTCGCCCAGAAGAGAGTGGTCGTCAGCATTACGTTGCATTCCTCAAGAGGAAAGTGGCAAACACTGGCACGTTGCCAAGGGTTTACCAGTTGGTCCTTTCCATTGAATTGCACTTTCTGTTAGGCTGATGAGTCCCGCGCACAAGTGGGAGTTCATTTAAATGCAGACTACAGATGAACCACTGCAAAGGGCGACTCAGACGGCTCTCCGCCAGGTGCATTGCTACACCTGTGCGTCATGTTTGTGGCCGTGCTGGCGGGTCCCACGCCAATTTTATGGTTCGCAATACCCGTTTCTTCAATCGAATTCTGAAGTCCATCCGCAATAGCTTCAACAATGGCTTGCTTCAGCGTTACACAGCTTGGAAAGAATGCGCCAATTCACCTTCGTAGTCCTTTAGGTTCTTTAGCTattctgttttatatttttctctgtaGCTTCTGCTGGATCATTTcggcataaaaaaagaaatataaagccaTGACTTCACAGTAGCAAATAACACATTTTCCTCGATTAGCAATCAAACATTACGATTATGaagatggaaacaaaaaaataagtccACGGATGTAAATACAAAGCTTTCATacgcagaggaagaagacaataaCACTTCGTCTTGTAGTTTAATGCACTCAAACACCACACCAGTGAGGCTTTATGGGATCCTTACAAAGTTCTCTTTACTTatacccccttttttttttgtagggacACTAAACATCACAGGAGCGGGTGGTTTAGTCTCTGGGGTACGAGGGCTGGGTTAAGATAGGACAAAGTGCAGCTAGGAGTCACATACGAGACAGATACGTGAGTTAAAACGGTGGCGGATCTAGTTCGTGGAAGCTTAGGGTTGTTGACTGTCTATAAGAACCGTTGTGTTGTGACGCAATGCTAATCTCCCAAGGATGACGCAACGAAACACACCTTAGTATCAAGATTAGGGTATCAGTGATGCAGATGAGCGGCCGATGTGACGGTATTGTGTAACAGTGTCAAGCCTCTACATTCATTCACGGGATACTTTCATCTTTATCAATATTATATCACGTTATCACAAGCCAGTCATCCTCGGTCACAGACGTGCAATGGGTTGGCATGACCGCGTGGGCACCATACACCACCACCCTGCGTCTGTTTGGCCTCGTTCAATCACCCCTTCCCAGTTCCATCTACGCATGCTGGTGGTATGACACCATTTTTTCGTACTTACTCTAATCAGTTTACAGGATTCTTAAGTCTTACGGGAtgaactaaataaacaaataagtaaatgactAAATTAATTAACATATATACATTaacttatttatattatatttacgtGTTTATTCAGAAACTGATTCTGTCACTCTTTTCGCTTGACAAGGATAAACACAAACCAAACTACCTCGAGCCACATTCGTGTTACATTTCTTTCAGGCAGCTATCAGAGCGAGTGCAGCAGGGATTGATCTCCAGACAAAGTAATTCGTGAACCTTGATACCGGCATGCCAGAACGAAACAACAGCCCCCGCACACAATTCATTATCAAATATAGACCATCACGGAGTCACAGCTTTATAGTCCGCTTTGAGAAGTAAAAGGTTCGTAAAGCACACGTACTCGTATATCAGTCCAGGCTTCCGGATAGGATATAGTGTTGGTCTAAAGCTATTCGAGGCAGTACTAGTGAGAatttattatcagtattactatttcgctgttgcttttgttgtatAACCACACATTTTTTTGTGGTCATCTGTCATGCAGTCTTTGGGaaggagtatatatatatatatatatatatatatatatatatatatatatatatatatatatatatatatatatatatatatatatatatatatatatatatatatatatatatatatatatatatatatatatatatatatatatatatatatatatatatatatatatatatatatatatatatataaactcctTCCTAAAGACTGCATGACAGAGAAGACCACAAACAAATTTGTCTATCCCAGcgttcctcttacataaataacTTACACAGCCGCGCCCTTTCAAATGCCATACAATATACAAAGCCTTCAGCACCCACAGGTGTCGCGACCCGCCACTGCCACCTGCCTTTCTCTACATGAAATAGTTTTTCCACAACTTTTGGACAACCagaactcctcttcctctcttctagcACAGTCTTGCATTTACAGCGACCTGTCTCCCTGCGCCACGGAGGGAGAGCAGCTGTTGGGTGTTAGCCGTGGTGACgcaatcttcccttccctcatcgtTAACATATTCACCACGTGACACGATGCCTCAGTGAtatgaatagaagaaaaatttaaCATGATGTTCATTAGTCTGTAATACGGGGTGAGGTGTTAAAGACGATTACATGACGCGGCGGCTTGGGACTTCTTAGCGTGAGAACAGCAAACActagaataaggaaaaataaatcaataaaaatacagaGGATAAATTTGATAAATGGGAGAAAGTCACAGTCACATTCTTCCAAAACGTGAAAGGTGAGGGAAATATTTACTCAATGCTTCAGTCAACaacgagagaaacaaacaatgtaacacatatacatacaactCGTACTTatggatggggagaggaaatggcGCACGGGGCCGAGTGAAAGGCAACACCACACAGGAAAGTTAAAGTCTCTTAGGACGTTGAAAGGAGGCAAAAGTTTGGCTCCTAAGAAGAAAGAATGGCCTCTCGTCTTTGTCACTCAAGGGCTAAGGGAGGGGAACTAAGTCcactgggaaggaagggagagagggggaaagagagaggctaCACAAAGTTACTATTGTTGACGATGCCTGCCACGGCTTGACGGCTAGGCTGAGCTAAACCAACTCCAGCCCGCGCCTCACCCCTTCCCAGCCTATGACGCTCGCTAAATAAACTCCGATGTACTGAGCAATGACCTTGAGACCTCAGGCGCCTTGCTTATAACTGCGTAATGATATGGTGACCTTCATCTACGGatctgctcttcctctctcacctcaaGATCGTGATAGAAACAAAAGATTCATCTAGTGTCgcccagatctctctctctctctctctctctctctctctctctctctctctctctctctctctctctctctctctctctctctctctctctctctctctctctctctctctctctctctaacgcttCCTCCCCCACGACACAATTTAAATAGCAACACACGCTGCCGGTCAAGTTGGCATTGTCTGCAACATGTGGCGTTCATCCATCACTGTATACTCTGTTCCTGCTACTGCTCTCCGTATTTACTACATTATGGTGTATTGTAAGTACTCGTGctatattattatcatgattactactgctactactactactacaattattattattattattattattattattattattattattattattattattattatcattattattattattattattattatcatcatcatcattatattat
This window of the Scylla paramamosain isolate STU-SP2022 chromosome 1, ASM3559412v1, whole genome shotgun sequence genome carries:
- the LOC135104230 gene encoding fatty acid hydroxylase domain-containing protein 2-like, which codes for MGKQTMSKTGISVKGGVASMKSPRTVAMVAAAATVGPLLLLAFTTTLTQSLQQAWGASGVFWQRQFDKVLVAGGHDFMKLFVFGTATIGYLMYWLPGALFILLDLCLWPEAVRQYKVQPGTNEPVSTWSLIKCLLVVNFNHIVLGLPFLWGCYHVMVLRGGDLTPVLPSLPRVVFDIVVSLILKEIVFYYLHRLFHHRRLYKYIHKIHHEWQSPVAVMADYGHPLEHIFVNMFPVLLGPLVLGSHLVTIWLLASLASTGTILNHCGYHLPLFPSPEFHDYHHLKFTECYGNLGLLDYLHGTDRKFRQSANFLRHQTLYGLKPLTQTFPGTKTATANGVNGKIKKH